A part of Limihaloglobus sulfuriphilus genomic DNA contains:
- the dnaX gene encoding DNA polymerase III subunit gamma/tau, producing MAYTVLARRYRSQSFDDVVGQDAVSQTLKNAIDADRVSHAYLFCGTRGVGKTTMARILAKALNCLSFDKPTTEPCCKCDSCLAINTGEDIDVIEIDGASNNKVEHIHDLRQNAIYRPARSRYKIYIIDEVHMLSNSAFNALLKTLEEPPDHVKFIFATTEPNKVLATIQSRCQRFDFKSIEPQEIAAQLARVLDSESIGYDSDVVTAVARLANGSMRDGLSVLDQLISSGADPLDMKVFEDVLGEPDRDRIASLLEMVGSDDTSGVLGMLDGLLRDGMTPLQIVEAAIEVLRDMMVVKAGGSEKLLILTTAEKNRINSIVEQFDIASIIYAIASLEKIRYPVKESQSARALLEALFLRLTLSEHFIGVNELIKRIDTGRLNVKKKLTDSFKPSSAGLSSLKNESVSSESSPDKASCGRQPEMQTFTCRDLDEVVNNWQNITNSLGAIQQRLGLSLAKSQPSEFDGQTLKVQFSASDKMPMQICTHASDEVCTYLSKLLGSKTTVKFEISQSVGTKKQARRSKGAGFSRQQKEQALQDSGVKMLTEAFKARVVGIHLKEQ from the coding sequence ATGGCATATACAGTTCTGGCAAGACGTTACAGATCGCAGTCCTTTGATGATGTTGTAGGGCAGGACGCAGTTTCGCAGACGTTGAAAAACGCGATTGATGCAGACAGGGTCTCTCACGCCTACCTCTTTTGCGGAACTCGCGGAGTGGGAAAGACCACCATGGCCAGAATTCTGGCCAAGGCACTCAACTGTCTTTCATTCGATAAGCCTACTACCGAACCCTGCTGTAAATGTGACAGCTGTCTGGCTATAAATACCGGTGAAGATATTGACGTAATTGAGATTGACGGTGCAAGCAATAACAAGGTTGAACACATACACGATTTGCGGCAGAATGCCATATACCGTCCGGCCAGAAGCCGTTACAAAATATACATAATTGATGAAGTTCATATGCTCAGCAACAGTGCGTTTAACGCCCTGCTCAAAACGCTTGAGGAACCGCCTGATCATGTAAAATTTATATTTGCCACTACCGAGCCGAACAAGGTTCTTGCTACTATACAGTCCCGTTGCCAGAGGTTTGACTTTAAATCCATAGAACCTCAGGAAATAGCCGCTCAGCTGGCCAGGGTTCTGGATAGTGAGTCAATCGGTTACGATTCAGACGTTGTTACCGCCGTTGCAAGACTGGCCAACGGTTCTATGCGGGATGGGCTCAGCGTGCTGGATCAGCTTATAAGCAGCGGGGCTGACCCTTTAGATATGAAGGTGTTTGAAGACGTTCTTGGTGAACCCGACAGGGATCGGATAGCCTCATTACTTGAGATGGTGGGCTCTGACGACACTTCTGGTGTCCTTGGTATGCTTGACGGGCTTTTAAGAGACGGCATGACACCGCTGCAAATAGTCGAAGCCGCCATTGAGGTACTTCGTGACATGATGGTTGTCAAAGCCGGCGGCAGTGAAAAACTGCTTATATTGACTACTGCTGAGAAAAATCGCATAAACAGTATTGTTGAGCAGTTTGACATTGCTTCAATAATTTACGCAATCGCCTCGCTTGAAAAAATACGCTACCCGGTCAAAGAGTCTCAAAGCGCCCGGGCACTTCTTGAGGCTTTGTTTCTGCGGCTGACTCTTAGTGAGCATTTTATTGGTGTAAATGAGCTTATAAAGCGTATAGACACCGGACGGCTGAACGTAAAAAAAAAATTAACAGATAGTTTCAAGCCCAGCTCTGCGGGATTGAGTTCATTAAAAAATGAATCAGTATCCAGTGAATCTTCTCCTGATAAAGCCTCTTGCGGCCGACAACCAGAGATGCAAACCTTTACATGCCGCGATCTTGATGAAGTAGTCAATAACTGGCAAAATATCACCAATTCACTTGGTGCGATACAACAGCGTCTCGGTCTTTCGCTTGCTAAATCCCAGCCTTCGGAATTTGACGGTCAGACGCTTAAGGTACAATTTTCTGCCTCAGACAAAATGCCGATGCAGATATGTACTCATGCTTCAGATGAGGTATGCACGTACCTCTCAAAGCTGCTTGGCAGTAAAACCACTGTCAAATTCGAGATATCTCAAAGCGTTGGAACCAAAAAACAAGCCCGCCGCTCAAAAGGAGCCGGTTTCAGCAGGCAGCAAAAAGAACAAGCCCTGCAGGATTCAGGGGTAAAAATGCTTACTGAGGCTTTTAAAGCCAGGGTGGTCGGAATTCATCTAAAGGAACAGTGA
- the recR gene encoding recombination mediator RecR: MNKAYTDSLNNLINEFSNLPGIGAKSAERLAFHILKSSKQDAMKLSSAINDVKTRIVQCSRCHNLSEQELCPICLDNARDSSVVCVVEQPKDLISLENTGFCAWKYHVLGGHIAPLEGIEPEDLTIDHLIERVGKEGIKEIVMATNPTVEGDGTALYICSLLRDMDVKVTRLARGLPAGSSIEFSNSAILADAILGRTEID, from the coding sequence ATGAATAAGGCATATACAGACAGCCTCAACAATCTGATAAATGAATTTTCTAACCTGCCCGGAATCGGAGCAAAATCCGCCGAGAGACTGGCTTTTCATATTCTCAAATCCTCAAAACAGGATGCTATGAAACTTTCTTCGGCAATAAACGATGTAAAAACCAGGATTGTCCAATGCAGCAGATGCCACAATCTTTCAGAGCAGGAATTATGCCCGATATGCTTAGACAATGCCAGGGATTCATCTGTCGTTTGTGTCGTTGAGCAACCCAAGGACCTCATAAGCCTTGAAAATACAGGGTTTTGTGCATGGAAGTATCATGTTCTCGGCGGCCATATTGCTCCGCTTGAGGGGATTGAGCCGGAAGATTTAACAATAGATCATCTTATTGAACGTGTCGGCAAAGAAGGTATCAAAGAAATCGTCATGGCAACCAACCCTACAGTGGAAGGTGACGGAACCGCACTTTACATATGCTCTCTGTTGAGAGATATGGATGTAAAGGTGACGCGCCTTGCCAGAGGGCTGCCGGCCGGCAGCAGTATTGAATTTTCAAACTCTGCCATTCTTGCCGATGCGATACTTGGCAGGACAGAAATTGACTGA
- the tatC gene encoding twin-arginine translocase subunit TatC, which produces MAKKNKKNQKKLPVPDEKDLISMSLGDHLEELRYRLVMAFMGIFLGMVICLFMGKFLLDVIAEPFRIAMQQVGMEPELQILEPAEKFLIYLKTSLIFGIILSSPWAIYHVWRFVSAGLYRHERKYVYYVTPISAFLFITGCFFFLLVIGPISLKFFLGFDTGIEFVKVGVTLTSYINFILRLTLIFGIAFQLPIAIVFAEKMGLVDVEMLTSIRKFVLIGLLIVSAMATPPDVVSQIALATPLYILYEGSIIACRLSRRRKNKEL; this is translated from the coding sequence ATGGCTAAAAAAAATAAAAAAAACCAAAAGAAACTGCCCGTTCCGGACGAAAAAGATCTAATTTCTATGAGTCTTGGCGATCACCTTGAGGAACTTCGCTACCGGCTGGTAATGGCATTTATGGGAATATTCCTGGGAATGGTAATCTGTCTTTTCATGGGGAAATTTCTGCTTGATGTTATAGCTGAACCCTTTCGCATAGCTATGCAGCAGGTCGGGATGGAGCCGGAACTGCAGATACTCGAACCGGCAGAGAAATTCTTAATCTACCTGAAAACATCGCTTATTTTCGGCATAATACTGTCAAGTCCCTGGGCAATTTATCATGTATGGAGATTCGTTTCAGCCGGCCTTTACAGGCACGAAAGAAAATATGTATATTATGTAACGCCTATAAGTGCTTTTCTTTTTATCACTGGCTGTTTCTTTTTTCTTCTGGTAATCGGGCCGATATCACTGAAATTTTTTCTTGGATTTGATACCGGCATAGAATTTGTCAAGGTAGGAGTTACGCTGACAAGCTACATAAATTTCATACTTCGGCTGACACTTATCTTTGGTATAGCTTTTCAACTTCCAATTGCCATCGTATTTGCTGAAAAGATGGGCCTTGTAGATGTGGAAATGCTTACATCCATTCGCAAATTCGTCCTTATCGGGCTTCTTATAGTTTCCGCCATGGCCACTCCACCGGACGTGGTCTCACAGATAGCATTGGCAACGCCTTTATACATTCTCTATGAAGGAAGCATTATCGCCTGCCGCCTGTCACGGAGAAGAAAAAATAAAGAGCTGTAA
- the rsmG gene encoding 16S rRNA (guanine(527)-N(7))-methyltransferase RsmG yields MLTGKYTSQLSDKQIEQLKLFAQLLQDHNKYLNLTRITEIDQIWTRHFEDSLQALAVLETLRLPGRKNSLIDIGSGGGFPALVLAVALPDWNIVSVEATGKKARFQHTAAEKMGLNNVDIYPERAEILANQFDFRGQFDAAVTRAMGRLSIISELTMPFIKTGGKFICWKGPKLDQELIAGKAAIELLGGRDINIIPYNLPGVADSDYKLLEATQVSPVPGQYPREYKTIKASPLGEKT; encoded by the coding sequence ATGTTAACCGGCAAATATACATCACAGCTATCTGATAAGCAAATTGAGCAGCTCAAACTGTTTGCGCAGCTTCTGCAGGATCACAATAAATATTTAAATCTGACTCGTATAACGGAAATTGATCAGATCTGGACACGTCATTTTGAAGATTCACTTCAGGCCCTGGCTGTACTTGAAACGCTGAGACTGCCGGGCCGTAAGAACTCTTTGATAGATATTGGCTCGGGCGGCGGTTTTCCGGCACTTGTACTGGCAGTTGCCCTGCCTGACTGGAATATAGTTTCTGTTGAAGCCACGGGCAAGAAAGCTCGTTTTCAGCATACCGCGGCGGAAAAGATGGGGCTCAATAATGTTGACATCTACCCTGAAAGAGCTGAAATACTCGCAAATCAATTTGATTTCCGGGGCCAGTTCGACGCCGCGGTCACAAGAGCCATGGGAAGACTGAGCATCATTTCGGAGCTGACGATGCCCTTCATTAAGACAGGAGGCAAGTTTATCTGCTGGAAAGGGCCTAAACTTGACCAAGAGCTGATAGCCGGAAAGGCTGCAATTGAATTGCTTGGCGGCAGAGATATCAATATAATTCCATATAATTTACCCGGAGTAGCCGACAGCGATTATAAACTTCTGGAAGCAACCCAGGTATCTCCCGTGCCAGGCCAGTATCCCAGGGAATATAAAACTATTAAAGCAAGTCCTTTAGGTGAAAAAACATAA
- the smpB gene encoding SsrA-binding protein SmpB yields the protein MKYNNISLQNVIELLLLSAMVSKQNKNSTGAVASNKKARFEYEIVDKIEAGISLNGSEVKSLRAGNADLNGSYARIINGECYLYSSKIDQYFEASYNNHDPQRQRKLLLHKAEIRKLYTKLDQRGYTLVPLKIYFNSRGIAKVQLALASGKKKYDKRNTIKERDNRRDTERQMRNFGR from the coding sequence ATGAAATACAACAACATTAGCTTGCAAAATGTAATAGAATTGCTATTATTGTCGGCAATGGTCAGCAAACAGAACAAAAACTCAACCGGGGCGGTTGCTTCAAACAAAAAAGCCCGGTTTGAATATGAGATAGTTGATAAGATTGAAGCCGGGATTTCTCTTAACGGGAGTGAGGTGAAATCACTCAGGGCGGGAAATGCCGATTTAAACGGATCTTATGCACGCATAATAAACGGTGAGTGTTATCTCTACAGTTCTAAAATTGATCAGTATTTTGAGGCCAGTTACAACAATCACGACCCCCAAAGGCAGCGAAAACTCTTATTACACAAAGCAGAGATCAGAAAACTCTATACAAAACTCGATCAAAGAGGCTATACTCTTGTTCCGCTGAAAATCTATTTCAATTCCCGCGGCATAGCAAAGGTTCAGCTGGCACTTGCCTCCGGTAAGAAGAAGTATGATAAAAGAAATACTATTAAGGAACGGGATAACAGACGTGATACAGAACGCCAGATGCGGAATTTTGGCAGGTGA
- a CDS encoding DUF1844 domain-containing protein, whose product MTDEKKIIIDQDWKKEAKAEKEKLSKENKESQESSDQQSQQLPDADFSVLVSMLSTQALFAMGLVAPEGMEDKIKKDLKLAQFNIDLLAIIEEKTKGNLSKEEEELLSGSLSQLRMAYVTVAEK is encoded by the coding sequence ATGACTGACGAGAAAAAAATCATAATTGACCAAGACTGGAAAAAAGAAGCAAAAGCAGAAAAAGAAAAGTTATCAAAAGAAAATAAAGAATCACAGGAATCTTCTGACCAGCAGAGCCAGCAGCTGCCTGATGCCGATTTCTCGGTACTGGTAAGTATGCTTTCAACACAGGCACTCTTTGCAATGGGGCTTGTCGCTCCGGAGGGTATGGAAGACAAAATTAAAAAAGACTTAAAACTGGCTCAATTTAACATCGATCTTCTCGCTATCATTGAAGAAAAAACCAAAGGCAACCTTTCAAAAGAAGAAGAAGAATTGCTTAGCGGTTCTTTAAGCCAGCTGCGTATGGCATATGTAACCGTTGCTGAGAAGTAA
- a CDS encoding ClpP family protease, translating to MRENIEAKTQNLNEARMAAYSQVSGYQRTREMTLDDMLLDNRILFMIGEINYRMATEVIMKLLYLDNSKPGSEINLYINSPGGSVDDTMAIYDTIRFIKSPVATYCIGRAQSGAAVILAAGAKDKRFALPHAKIMLHQPWGGVTGQAADIKIQAEEIIKARAMLNEVLSKLTGQTISTIEKETDRDKYMTAKEAFDYGIIDEVLTEPEEEKDTK from the coding sequence ATGAGAGAAAACATAGAAGCCAAAACACAAAATTTAAATGAAGCCCGCATGGCCGCGTACTCGCAAGTTAGCGGCTACCAGCGTACACGCGAGATGACTCTTGATGATATGCTGTTGGATAATCGTATCCTCTTTATGATTGGAGAGATAAATTACCGCATGGCTACAGAGGTCATCATGAAGCTGCTCTATCTTGACAACAGCAAACCGGGAAGTGAGATCAACCTCTATATCAATTCCCCCGGCGGCAGTGTCGATGACACCATGGCGATCTACGATACGATCCGTTTCATTAAAAGCCCCGTTGCTACGTATTGTATCGGCAGGGCGCAATCGGGCGCTGCGGTAATTCTCGCGGCCGGCGCAAAAGATAAACGCTTTGCTTTGCCCCATGCCAAGATTATGCTTCACCAGCCCTGGGGGGGAGTTACCGGCCAGGCCGCAGATATTAAGATACAGGCTGAAGAAATTATTAAAGCTCGAGCCATGCTAAACGAGGTGCTTTCGAAACTCACCGGACAGACCATCTCAACCATTGAGAAAGAAACAGACCGTGATAAATATATGACCGCTAAAGAGGCTTTTGATTACGGAATAATAGACGAAGTACTTACAGAGCCTGAGGAAGAAAAAGACACCAAATGA
- a CDS encoding RrF2 family transcriptional regulator: protein MITREADYAIRMIQYLADHYDSSVPATAKDISEVMEIPYRHLRLIAGKLSNAGILKSWRGSSGGYWLNKDPQELSLFEVLEAIAPRSFMLNMCMDKNTPCHRASYCKVHEQLENLQENVNKSLSNIYFDQLKQGR from the coding sequence ATGATAACCAGAGAAGCAGATTACGCTATACGCATGATTCAATATCTTGCAGACCATTATGATTCGTCAGTGCCGGCTACCGCAAAGGACATATCAGAGGTCATGGAGATTCCATACAGGCATCTTCGGCTCATAGCCGGAAAACTTTCTAACGCGGGAATACTTAAGAGTTGGCGGGGAAGCAGCGGCGGCTACTGGCTCAACAAAGATCCTCAAGAGCTGAGTCTTTTTGAAGTTCTTGAGGCCATTGCCCCGAGAAGTTTTATGCTTAATATGTGTATGGATAAAAATACGCCGTGCCACCGCGCAAGCTACTGCAAAGTTCATGAGCAGCTCGAAAACCTGCAAGAGAATGTCAATAAATCACTTTCCAATATATATTTCGATCAGCTCAAGCAGGGCAGATAG
- a CDS encoding radical SAM protein, which produces MRKYKYIYGPVPSRRLGWSLGLDIIPLKTCSQNCRYCQLGMNSDVTVQRQEYVDVSLVLKELERKLAEDVKIDRITISGSGEPTLNSGIGRLITGIKAMTDIPMVVITNGTLLWDPQVRKELLAADTVMPSLDAVDQATFEMVNQPHKSITFEKHLEGLIKFRQEYSGQYWLEVFLLEGLNTSDQQIEAFAEHISRINPDRVQLNTAVRPVTDPAAKTVPQEKMNEIAKRLGGKAEVIAAFSKQNAGQSHYTSRSDVLETLKRRPCTIEGLSKSLDVNASVISKIISSLSEEKLITAEQREEGIFYKFKLPGD; this is translated from the coding sequence ATGAGAAAATACAAATACATATACGGCCCCGTACCGAGCCGGCGGCTTGGCTGGAGTCTGGGACTTGATATTATCCCGCTCAAGACGTGCAGCCAGAACTGCCGCTACTGCCAGCTCGGCATGAACAGCGATGTCACAGTACAACGCCAGGAGTATGTTGACGTCAGCCTTGTTCTCAAAGAGCTTGAACGCAAACTCGCCGAAGACGTAAAAATCGACAGGATAACGATTAGCGGCTCAGGCGAACCGACGCTCAACTCGGGCATCGGCAGGCTGATCACCGGCATAAAAGCCATGACAGATATCCCTATGGTGGTTATAACCAACGGCACACTGTTATGGGATCCGCAGGTCCGAAAAGAGCTGCTCGCGGCGGATACTGTCATGCCGTCTCTCGACGCAGTTGACCAGGCGACATTTGAGATGGTCAACCAGCCGCACAAAAGCATAACTTTTGAGAAGCACCTGGAGGGGCTGATAAAGTTTCGCCAGGAATACAGCGGCCAATACTGGCTGGAAGTTTTTCTCCTTGAAGGGCTTAACACGTCCGATCAGCAGATAGAAGCCTTCGCGGAACACATCAGCCGGATAAATCCCGACAGGGTACAGCTCAACACCGCAGTACGTCCGGTAACCGACCCGGCTGCCAAAACAGTGCCGCAAGAGAAAATGAACGAAATCGCAAAACGCCTTGGCGGAAAAGCCGAGGTCATAGCTGCTTTCAGCAAACAAAACGCCGGCCAAAGCCATTACACTTCCCGCAGCGACGTACTTGAAACGCTCAAGAGAAGGCCATGCACCATCGAGGGTCTGTCAAAAAGTCTTGATGTAAACGCCAGTGTAATATCTAAAATAATAAGCTCGCTCTCAGAAGAGAAACTTATTACTGCGGAACAGAGGGAAGAAGGGATATTTTATAAATTTAAACTGCCCGGCGACTAA
- a CDS encoding substrate-binding domain-containing protein, translating to MNNLLDNIAIDKGKDKKVSIFRQIERQIRLKMIMGELNTGDKLPTVSDMVNSFKVDYRTANEALKVLENKGLIHIPKGRGKKPTVLSNGDLNSHKDLRVSVSYIRWNIDPMGMQIASGMNEFARNSLKCVDLRIVDAHGDIDSYFNLLLNSTSNGIITGAYDTPDFRNVVSQLLENNKKLLFIDRMLSDLSVNCISIDHIDGAYHATKHLLMEHKMPVYYLGCDVFNGASASEDRFYGWKTAMIECGFSDLGQYVLSESADNYKTINQVNIAYERALQLFKEQRNKQFSLFAINDFVAKEVYAAADAAGLRIGKDVFVVGFGDYPFCEQLPVALTSVKQFNKIVGHEAIKLLVQSALFGSSGYVYYKIPSELVIRESSVCS from the coding sequence ATGAATAATTTATTGGATAATATCGCTATTGATAAGGGGAAAGACAAGAAAGTGTCTATATTCCGGCAGATTGAAAGACAAATAAGGCTAAAGATGATTATGGGTGAACTGAATACTGGCGATAAATTACCAACAGTATCTGATATGGTTAACAGTTTCAAGGTAGATTATCGTACTGCTAATGAAGCGCTCAAAGTATTGGAGAACAAGGGCTTGATTCACATTCCAAAGGGGAGAGGCAAAAAACCTACGGTACTTAGCAATGGTGATCTTAATAGTCACAAAGACCTCCGGGTTTCCGTGTCATACATTCGCTGGAATATTGATCCTATGGGAATGCAAATAGCATCTGGAATGAACGAATTTGCAAGAAACAGTTTGAAATGTGTTGATCTTCGAATAGTAGATGCGCACGGTGATATTGATAGCTATTTTAACCTACTTCTTAATAGTACTTCAAATGGTATTATTACAGGTGCGTATGATACTCCAGATTTCCGTAATGTTGTTAGCCAACTCTTAGAAAACAACAAAAAACTACTTTTTATTGATCGTATGCTATCAGATTTGTCTGTTAATTGTATTTCAATTGACCACATTGATGGAGCATATCATGCCACAAAACACTTGTTAATGGAACATAAAATGCCAGTTTATTACTTAGGGTGTGATGTCTTTAATGGAGCCAGTGCCAGCGAGGATCGTTTTTACGGCTGGAAAACGGCAATGATAGAATGTGGTTTTTCCGATCTTGGTCAGTATGTTTTGAGCGAATCTGCAGATAATTATAAAACAATAAATCAAGTCAATATTGCTTATGAAAGAGCACTGCAATTGTTTAAAGAGCAGAGAAATAAGCAGTTTTCCTTATTTGCCATTAATGATTTTGTGGCGAAAGAAGTTTACGCTGCGGCTGATGCGGCCGGTTTGCGAATCGGAAAAGACGTATTTGTTGTTGGTTTTGGCGACTATCCTTTTTGTGAACAACTGCCAGTCGCCCTAACCAGCGTTAAGCAATTCAACAAAATTGTGGGGCATGAAGCTATAAAACTTTTGGTGCAGAGTGCTCTGTTTGGTAGCTCTGGATATGTGTATTACAAAATACCCTCAGAGTTGGTTATAAGGGAAAGCAGTGTATGCAGCTGA
- a CDS encoding type II secretion system protein produces the protein MHLTIKKKGFTLIELLVVISIIAILMGILLPALNKVRENARTVVCASNVKQWGLVFALYNNDFNDLYPDETSVNGEQGANANWWFEKLKPYYQNTELLLCPSAKKAYDAGAQNPHACWNVVWADNNNNQVAHCSYGANAWIASQSKSGAPLWIYDTSKFWQKNNASKPQNVPVFMDCALFDGFPEDYDRAPIQYGVFNYGLGPNMMWRFAIDRHEGYVNCTFMDSSVRKIHIKELWELKWHRKFDTKRDYNGGRWPEWINKL, from the coding sequence ATGCACTTGACAATCAAAAAGAAAGGTTTTACCTTAATCGAATTACTGGTGGTTATTTCGATAATTGCCATTTTGATGGGCATATTATTGCCCGCCTTAAACAAAGTCCGGGAGAATGCAAGAACTGTAGTATGTGCTTCTAATGTAAAGCAATGGGGATTAGTCTTTGCACTTTATAATAATGATTTTAATGATCTGTACCCGGATGAAACGAGTGTAAATGGGGAGCAGGGAGCAAATGCCAATTGGTGGTTCGAAAAACTCAAACCTTATTACCAGAACACAGAGCTTTTGTTATGCCCTTCTGCAAAAAAAGCCTATGATGCTGGTGCGCAAAATCCACATGCTTGCTGGAATGTGGTGTGGGCCGACAATAATAATAACCAAGTTGCACATTGCAGTTACGGCGCAAATGCCTGGATAGCCAGCCAGTCAAAATCAGGGGCTCCTCTGTGGATATATGATACAAGCAAATTTTGGCAAAAAAACAATGCCTCAAAACCGCAGAATGTTCCTGTATTTATGGATTGTGCTTTGTTTGATGGCTTTCCAGAAGATTACGATAGAGCTCCGATACAATATGGAGTATTTAATTATGGACTCGGCCCAAATATGATGTGGCGGTTTGCAATCGACAGGCATGAAGGCTACGTTAATTGCACCTTTATGGATAGTTCTGTAAGGAAGATTCATATAAAGGAACTGTGGGAATTAAAGTGGCATCGTAAATTCGACACTAAGCGGGATTATAACGGTGGCAGATGGCCTGAATGGATAAATAAATTATAA
- a CDS encoding glycoside hydrolase family 172 protein, with protein MINYARHLILLLSIATIVLPSSSLATMEEEKSQEMARFGMESLHIISDVKTRSLSAENPTGEKGKGAMAVPNPNRQGPQPAGAGCADDLGQGWKVRPFVRVNKGETVTLMDNDGPGIIQHIWLVDGVLGENSLSRSHVLRFYWDRETTPSIEVPVADFFAVGHQTFAPVVSMPVTVHPANSLNCYWQMPFRKHAKITFSNESETDDLPLLAYQITYAETEVSDDAGYLHVQFRRARTGNHNPYVIVDDIRGKGKYVGTFISWSQRDEGWNGITEGEIKFYIDGDKEFPTICGTGTEDYFCHSFGLYADTSSLYTGNKRVSKPGEFPVLWSLYRWHIIDPIYFEKDLKITLQAMGWNKQTGKYRLLDDDIASVAYWYQTEPHAEFSKFPSVEERCKKVKPVAYLMKKIVRVEDAFECESLEILTKSPGTEAVIQDVSGIAIGVNGDKQLWVKPKKKGDYIELSIPSESTGAQSITLYTVKSHDYGILEFSVNGVDIPGTYDSYGTIAQRSDPIKLGEFVPIEGRFVLKVRIAGNNSLARLSGDYYYFGLDCIVLSVD; from the coding sequence ATGATAAATTATGCGAGGCACCTAATCTTATTGTTATCAATTGCAACTATAGTGTTGCCATCTTCCAGTTTAGCTACAATGGAAGAAGAAAAATCACAAGAAATGGCCAGATTTGGCATGGAATCTCTTCACATAATATCTGATGTAAAAACCCGTTCTCTGTCAGCAGAAAACCCGACAGGAGAAAAAGGCAAAGGCGCAATGGCTGTACCAAATCCTAACAGGCAGGGACCACAGCCTGCGGGTGCGGGTTGTGCGGATGACCTTGGTCAAGGTTGGAAAGTAAGGCCGTTTGTGAGAGTTAATAAAGGAGAAACTGTTACGCTTATGGATAATGACGGTCCGGGAATAATTCAGCACATATGGCTTGTTGACGGTGTGTTAGGCGAAAATTCGCTGAGCCGTTCTCATGTGCTTAGATTTTATTGGGACAGAGAAACTACGCCATCAATTGAGGTTCCAGTTGCTGATTTTTTTGCAGTGGGTCATCAAACGTTTGCACCTGTAGTCTCTATGCCTGTTACTGTACACCCGGCTAACTCTCTCAATTGTTACTGGCAAATGCCATTTAGAAAACATGCCAAAATTACTTTTTCCAACGAATCTGAAACTGACGACTTGCCACTTCTAGCGTATCAAATCACCTATGCAGAAACGGAAGTTTCTGATGATGCAGGGTATTTACACGTCCAATTTCGTAGGGCAAGAACCGGTAATCACAATCCTTACGTTATTGTAGATGATATAAGAGGAAAAGGGAAATACGTAGGAACCTTTATATCATGGTCGCAGCGTGATGAAGGTTGGAATGGTATAACTGAAGGTGAAATAAAGTTTTATATAGATGGCGATAAAGAATTTCCTACTATCTGTGGTACGGGAACAGAAGACTATTTTTGTCATAGTTTTGGTCTTTATGCTGATACATCATCTCTGTATACAGGAAATAAAAGGGTGTCAAAACCGGGAGAATTTCCTGTTTTGTGGAGTTTGTATCGGTGGCATATTATAGACCCGATTTATTTTGAGAAAGACTTAAAAATAACTCTACAAGCAATGGGTTGGAACAAACAAACCGGGAAATATAGACTGCTTGACGATGACATTGCATCTGTGGCATATTGGTACCAGACAGAACCTCATGCTGAATTCTCTAAGTTTCCTTCTGTTGAGGAACGGTGCAAAAAAGTCAAACCGGTAGCATATTTAATGAAAAAAATTGTAAGGGTAGAAGATGCCTTCGAGTGCGAGAGTTTAGAAATTTTAACGAAATCGCCAGGTACAGAGGCTGTTATTCAGGATGTAAGTGGCATAGCTATAGGTGTTAATGGTGATAAACAGCTTTGGGTAAAACCTAAAAAGAAAGGTGATTACATTGAATTATCTATTCCGTCAGAAAGCACGGGAGCCCAGTCCATAACCCTTTATACTGTTAAGTCACATGATTATGGAATTCTTGAGTTTTCGGTGAACGGCGTAGATATCCCCGGAACTTACGATAGCTACGGTACAATAGCCCAAAGATCAGATCCAATTAAATTAGGTGAATTTGTGCCAATTGAGGGTCGTTTTGTTCTTAAAGTTAGAATTGCAGGTAATAATTCTCTTGCAAGACTTTCTGGAGATTATTATTACTTTGGATTAGATTGTATTGTTTTGTCCGTTGATTAA